One window of the Carnobacterium maltaromaticum DSM 20342 genome contains the following:
- a CDS encoding prephenate dehydrogenase — MLEKQQVLIVGLGLIGGSIALDIKKEHPNTEIIGLDIQTDSLVMGHKLGIIDTIGTDLANEAPKADLIIFCCPVKQTELLIKELVRLPLKASVLVTDTGSTKSSIVETAEILGAAGIAFIGGHPMAGSHKSGVIAAKIDLFENAYYLLTPASMDEQNKLAVAQLQEWLKGTNAKFMVLSPLEHDEITGMLSHLPHIIAAGLVNQTTEFSDIHPQARRLAAGGFRDMTRIASSDPVMWTDILLTNKTVLLELLDDWKSSIGEMMGYLKDENHTAIYRFFDEAKETRDAMPIHKDGALPAFFDLFVDVPDYPGIISEVTGYLAEEEISVINLKILETREDINGILQLTFQNQSDLERGKACLKNKSSYRCYEK; from the coding sequence TTGTTGGAAAAGCAGCAAGTTTTGATTGTGGGATTAGGTCTAATAGGGGGCTCAATCGCCTTAGATATAAAAAAGGAACATCCAAATACTGAAATTATTGGTTTAGATATTCAAACAGACTCACTCGTTATGGGGCATAAACTAGGTATAATTGACACAATTGGCACAGATTTGGCTAACGAAGCACCTAAAGCTGATTTAATTATTTTCTGTTGTCCAGTGAAACAAACGGAGCTTCTAATTAAAGAATTAGTTAGGCTCCCTTTAAAAGCATCTGTTTTGGTTACGGATACGGGAAGCACGAAAAGTAGCATTGTTGAAACTGCAGAAATATTGGGGGCTGCCGGGATTGCTTTTATTGGTGGTCATCCAATGGCTGGATCGCATAAGTCAGGTGTAATTGCCGCTAAAATTGACCTTTTTGAAAATGCGTATTATTTATTAACGCCAGCGTCAATGGATGAGCAAAATAAATTAGCTGTTGCCCAACTACAAGAGTGGCTGAAAGGTACAAATGCTAAGTTTATGGTTTTATCTCCACTAGAACATGATGAAATTACAGGTATGTTAAGTCATTTGCCTCATATTATTGCTGCAGGGTTAGTCAATCAAACAACGGAATTTTCTGATATTCATCCTCAAGCACGGCGTTTAGCTGCAGGTGGTTTTAGAGATATGACTAGAATTGCTTCATCCGATCCAGTGATGTGGACGGATATCTTATTAACGAATAAAACTGTGTTGTTAGAGCTTTTAGATGACTGGAAAAGTTCAATTGGAGAAATGATGGGGTATCTTAAAGATGAAAATCATACGGCTATCTACCGCTTTTTTGATGAAGCTAAAGAGACTCGTGATGCGATGCCAATTCATAAAGATGGAGCATTGCCAGCCTTTTTCGATTTATTTGTAGATGTACCTGATTATCCTGGAATTATTTCTGAGGTTACTGGGTATTTAGCCGAGGAAGAAATTAGTGTTATTAATTTGAAAATTTTGGAAACTCGAGAAGATATTAATGGTATCTTACAATTAACGTTCCAAAATCAATCAGATTTAGAGCGTGGTAAAGCTTGTCTAAAAAATAAAAGTAGCTATCGATGCTATGAAAAATAA
- a CDS encoding shikimate dehydrogenase: MSERITGHTELIGLFATPIRHSISPQMHNESFARLGLDYAYLAFEVGKEELPAAIQSIKTLGMRGANLSMPNKQLACQYMDHLSPAAKMAGAINTIVNDDGVLTGHITDGTGFMSSLEMNGISIIGKQMTILGAGGAATAILIQAVLDGVGKISVFNAKDAFFATAADKIASIKAETGCDIQLHDLADEDLLRQEIAASAILVNATGVGMKPLEGQSLITDASLLRSDLVVADVIYTPSETALLKLAKAQGCQTLNGLGMLIGQGAAAFKLWTGKEMPVAEIKELLF, encoded by the coding sequence ATGTCAGAAAGAATTACTGGACACACGGAGTTAATTGGTTTATTTGCAACACCGATTCGACATAGCATTTCACCACAAATGCACAATGAATCTTTTGCAAGATTAGGATTAGATTATGCTTATCTAGCATTTGAAGTTGGGAAAGAAGAACTTCCAGCAGCGATTCAATCGATTAAAACATTAGGTATGCGTGGCGCCAATTTATCGATGCCAAACAAACAGCTAGCTTGTCAGTATATGGATCATTTATCACCAGCCGCTAAAATGGCAGGAGCTATTAATACAATCGTCAATGATGATGGAGTTTTAACTGGACATATCACAGATGGTACAGGTTTTATGAGTAGCTTAGAAATGAATGGTATTTCAATTATTGGCAAACAAATGACTATTCTGGGTGCCGGCGGAGCAGCAACTGCGATTCTAATTCAAGCAGTACTTGATGGCGTTGGAAAAATTTCTGTTTTTAATGCGAAAGATGCATTCTTTGCAACAGCAGCTGATAAAATTGCTAGTATTAAAGCGGAAACGGGTTGCGATATTCAGCTACATGATCTAGCGGATGAAGACTTATTACGTCAAGAAATAGCTGCTAGTGCTATACTTGTAAATGCAACAGGAGTAGGAATGAAACCTTTAGAAGGGCAGTCGTTAATTACTGATGCGAGTCTGTTACGTTCAGATTTAGTTGTAGCAGATGTGATTTATACACCTAGTGAAACAGCACTTTTAAAATTAGCGAAGGCACAAGGCTGTCAAACTTTAAATGGTTTAGGCATGCTAATTGGCCAAGGAGCAGCTGCTTTTAAACTATGGACAGGCAAAGAAATGCCAGTAGCAGAAATTAAAGAATTACTATTTTAA
- the aroB gene encoding 3-dehydroquinate synthase, which produces MEIKVTLPHHSYLLQIQAGLLEQCGDWVKSLWAPQRIVIVTDENVQKLYGQKVLESVNAAGFEASLAVVPAGETSKNLAVAEELYEAFLTAGLTRSDGVIALGGGVIGDLAGFVASTYLRGLHFLQIPTTLLAQVDSSIGGKTAVNLKQGKNMVGTFSQPDGVLIDPLTLNTLEPRRVREGIAEIVKSAAIADLGLWNLLASFKDETELLEHAETVIAACCEVKRKVVEEDELDTGNRLKLNFGHTIGHGLEQVAGYGVCTHGEAVAIGMIQMNQVAEMKGLTAAGTTEKLKQMLQKFHLPIEWTPWEPEKLMAAMVHDKKASGDTVRIIQLKDIGEATIVKIPLSELGEYVNKV; this is translated from the coding sequence ATGGAAATCAAAGTAACATTACCACATCATAGTTATCTTTTACAGATCCAAGCTGGCTTATTAGAGCAATGCGGGGATTGGGTTAAAAGCTTATGGGCACCACAAAGGATTGTAATTGTAACAGACGAAAATGTTCAGAAGCTATATGGTCAGAAAGTTTTAGAAAGTGTGAACGCAGCAGGTTTTGAAGCTAGTTTGGCTGTTGTTCCTGCTGGAGAAACGAGTAAAAACTTGGCTGTAGCAGAAGAACTGTATGAGGCATTTTTAACAGCCGGTTTGACAAGAAGCGATGGTGTGATTGCTTTGGGTGGTGGTGTTATCGGCGATTTAGCTGGATTTGTTGCTTCTACTTACTTGCGAGGATTGCATTTTCTACAAATTCCAACAACGTTGTTAGCGCAAGTTGACAGCAGCATTGGCGGAAAAACCGCAGTTAATTTGAAACAAGGAAAAAATATGGTTGGAACTTTTTCTCAACCAGATGGAGTTTTGATTGATCCTTTAACGCTAAATACGCTAGAGCCAAGACGAGTTCGAGAAGGAATTGCTGAAATTGTAAAATCAGCGGCAATTGCCGATTTAGGTTTGTGGAACTTATTAGCTAGCTTTAAAGATGAAACTGAATTGTTAGAGCATGCTGAAACGGTTATTGCTGCATGTTGTGAAGTTAAGCGTAAGGTTGTAGAAGAAGATGAATTAGACACGGGAAATCGTTTGAAATTAAATTTTGGTCATACTATTGGTCACGGCTTAGAGCAAGTAGCAGGCTACGGAGTTTGTACACATGGTGAGGCAGTTGCAATAGGGATGATTCAAATGAATCAAGTGGCAGAAATGAAGGGCTTAACTGCAGCTGGAACGACAGAAAAGTTAAAACAAATGCTACAAAAATTTCATTTACCAATTGAATGGACACCGTGGGAACCAGAAAAATTAATGGCAGCGATGGTTCATGATAAAAAAGCCAGTGGAGATACAGTTCGAATTATTCAATTAAAAGACATTGGAGAAGCGACTATCGTAAAAATTCCTTTGTCCGAACTAGGTGAGTACGTAAATAAGGTGTGA
- a CDS encoding PTS ascorbate transporter subunit IIC, with product MGILEFLKDVLSEPAILMGLMAMVGLIALKSPLHKVLTGTLGPILGYLMLAAGAGVISSNLEPLSKMIEVGFKIKGVVPNNEAITSVAQDLLGVETMTILIFGLIFNLLIARFTRYKYVFLTGHHSFFMACLLSAVLGAVGFSGWQMILVGGFFLGAWSSISPAITQKFTLKVTDGDEVAMGHFGSLGYFVAGAIGQAVGKGSASTEDIKVPEKWSFLRNTTISTALTMVVFYLVAAIAAGPEFVATLSNGKSPFLYAILCGLQFAVGVAIVYAGVRMILADLIPAFQGIATKVIPNAVPAVDCAVFFPYAPTAVILGFVSSFIGGLLGMFILGYAGSVLIIPGLVPHFFCGATAGVYGNAMGGRRGAIIGAFVNGLGLAFLPALLLPVLGSLGFSNTTFGDIDFGVIGIVLGKVGEWMGAVGIYGLVAILLIVLILPTIIRPSKIAINNGEMDVD from the coding sequence ATGGGGATATTAGAATTTTTAAAAGACGTACTCAGTGAACCGGCGATTTTAATGGGATTGATGGCCATGGTTGGATTAATTGCATTAAAATCACCACTTCATAAAGTGTTGACAGGGACATTAGGTCCAATTCTAGGGTATTTAATGTTGGCGGCTGGTGCTGGAGTTATTTCATCTAATTTAGAGCCGTTGTCTAAAATGATTGAAGTTGGGTTTAAAATCAAGGGAGTAGTGCCAAATAATGAGGCAATTACTTCAGTAGCGCAAGATTTATTAGGTGTCGAGACAATGACAATCTTGATCTTTGGCTTAATTTTCAATCTACTCATTGCTCGCTTTACACGCTATAAATATGTTTTTTTAACTGGTCATCATAGCTTTTTCATGGCGTGTTTATTATCAGCAGTTTTAGGAGCTGTAGGATTTAGCGGTTGGCAAATGATTTTAGTGGGAGGTTTCTTCCTAGGTGCATGGAGCTCAATTTCACCAGCAATTACACAGAAGTTTACTTTGAAGGTGACGGATGGCGATGAAGTAGCGATGGGACATTTTGGTAGTTTAGGCTATTTTGTTGCTGGGGCAATTGGTCAAGCTGTTGGAAAAGGGAGTGCTAGTACCGAAGATATCAAAGTTCCAGAAAAATGGAGTTTTTTAAGAAATACAACCATTTCAACAGCTTTAACAATGGTCGTTTTCTATTTAGTAGCTGCAATTGCAGCAGGACCTGAATTTGTTGCGACTTTATCAAACGGAAAATCGCCTTTTCTTTATGCTATTTTATGCGGCTTGCAGTTTGCCGTTGGTGTAGCGATTGTTTACGCAGGAGTCCGCATGATTTTAGCCGATTTAATTCCAGCTTTCCAAGGGATTGCGACAAAAGTAATTCCGAATGCTGTTCCTGCTGTTGACTGTGCTGTTTTCTTCCCTTATGCACCAACTGCTGTAATCCTAGGTTTTGTTAGTAGCTTTATTGGTGGTTTGCTAGGTATGTTCATTTTAGGGTATGCAGGAAGTGTACTCATTATTCCAGGTTTAGTTCCGCATTTCTTCTGTGGCGCAACTGCAGGTGTTTATGGAAATGCAATGGGTGGTAGACGAGGTGCAATTATTGGCGCGTTTGTGAATGGCCTTGGTTTAGCGTTCTTACCGGCATTACTTTTACCAGTGCTAGGAAGTTTAGGATTTAGTAATACGACGTTTGGCGATATTGATTTTGGTGTTATTGGGATTGTATTAGGTAAAGTGGGTGAATGGATGGGTGCTGTTGGTATCTATGGATTGGTAGCAATCCTACTGATTGTACTAATCTTACCAACAATTATACGTCCATCTAAAATAGCGATTAACAATGGCGAAATGGATGTTGATTAA
- a CDS encoding PTS sugar transporter subunit IIB gives MIKVVTVCGNGIGSSLMLKLKLEEIAKENQIEIDAESIDSNAAAGKVADLFVTVKEFADVFKDNQKVVFTRSYMNKKKIKEDVLPTLLELTETKK, from the coding sequence ATGATTAAAGTTGTAACGGTATGTGGGAATGGGATTGGGAGTAGCTTGATGCTGAAATTAAAATTAGAAGAAATTGCTAAAGAAAATCAAATTGAAATTGATGCAGAATCGATTGACTCCAATGCAGCAGCAGGGAAAGTCGCGGATTTATTTGTAACAGTCAAAGAGTTTGCCGATGTTTTTAAAGACAATCAAAAAGTTGTATTTACAAGAAGTTATATGAATAAGAAAAAAATTAAAGAAGATGTATTACCAACATTGTTAGAGTTAACGGAAACAAAAAAATAG
- a CDS encoding murein hydrolase activator EnvC family protein: MTKKVIQTALLIALFATPIVTTTTVFAEDFDTKIQEQDKKINELKNESQNTKTDLEKITTNVTQNEEKSKQILVDMQATQNKMDTLQQENQELTVKIDQREDQLEKQARVVQVNGDTQNYIDFVLEAKSMSDIIGRVDVVAQMVSANRAMVKQQADDKAQVVKQEKEVAKKSDEQKVLAADLAKTQEKLQTQKLEKESIVAQIAADTATAEGDKNKFLAQKAAAEKEAEDLRIAKVAADKKASEDAEAARVVQLANAKAAEAAKNTTVAAAPPAENPQGGGTPPVSTGAYGRPTNAPVSSSYGPRSGYDANGFHKGIDFGGAVGTPIYASMSGRVVIAQYDGMPVSGYGIATVIQHDNGTWTLYAHQSSQSVKVGDVVTKGQQIGAIGATGQVDGAHLHFEIRTAQDGGMGNVVDPAPLLGL; encoded by the coding sequence TTGACTAAAAAAGTTATCCAAACAGCTTTGTTGATTGCGTTATTTGCAACGCCAATTGTCACAACTACAACTGTTTTTGCTGAAGATTTTGATACAAAAATTCAAGAGCAAGATAAAAAAATTAATGAACTTAAAAATGAATCACAAAATACAAAAACCGACTTAGAAAAAATAACAACAAACGTGACTCAAAATGAAGAAAAATCCAAACAAATTTTAGTCGATATGCAAGCGACTCAAAATAAGATGGATACATTGCAACAAGAGAATCAAGAATTGACGGTAAAAATTGATCAACGTGAAGACCAGCTAGAAAAACAAGCTCGTGTTGTTCAAGTAAATGGAGATACGCAAAATTACATAGATTTTGTGTTAGAGGCAAAGTCAATGTCGGATATCATTGGACGGGTAGATGTTGTCGCACAGATGGTTTCAGCTAACCGAGCAATGGTTAAACAACAGGCAGATGACAAAGCGCAAGTCGTAAAACAAGAAAAAGAAGTAGCGAAAAAGAGTGATGAACAAAAGGTTTTAGCAGCAGATTTAGCTAAAACTCAAGAGAAATTGCAAACACAAAAACTAGAAAAAGAATCAATTGTCGCTCAAATAGCAGCAGATACTGCGACCGCAGAAGGCGATAAGAATAAATTTTTAGCCCAAAAAGCAGCAGCAGAAAAAGAAGCTGAAGACTTGAGAATTGCCAAAGTTGCAGCTGACAAAAAAGCGTCTGAAGATGCTGAAGCTGCACGTGTTGTCCAATTAGCTAATGCTAAAGCAGCAGAAGCGGCTAAGAATACAACAGTTGCAGCAGCTCCACCAGCTGAAAATCCACAAGGTGGAGGAACGCCACCTGTTAGTACGGGGGCATACGGGAGACCGACTAATGCTCCAGTGTCTTCTTCTTATGGACCTCGCTCTGGATATGATGCCAATGGATTCCACAAGGGAATTGATTTTGGTGGTGCGGTAGGTACGCCTATTTATGCTTCAATGTCTGGCCGAGTAGTGATTGCCCAATATGACGGGATGCCTGTTTCTGGCTACGGAATTGCAACAGTCATCCAACATGACAATGGAACATGGACTCTCTATGCTCATCAATCATCACAGTCTGTTAAGGTTGGGGATGTTGTGACTAAAGGTCAACAGATTGGTGCAATAGGTGCTACAGGCCAAGTTGATGGCGCACATTTACATTTTGAAATTAGAACGGCTCAAGATGGCGGAATGGGTAATGTTGTTGATCCTGCTCCTTTATTAGGCTTATAA
- the aroC gene encoding chorismate synthase translates to MRYLTAGESHGPGLTAIIEGLPAGTPLLTEDINKELARRQAGYGRGGRMKIEKDQAIITAGIRHGEALGSPIALTVENKDWKNWKTVMSIEPIEEEKVGQRRVSKPRPGHADLVGGIKYGHRDLRNILERSSARETTVRVAVGAIAKKLLHELGIEVVGHVVEIGGVQANLKNKYTIDEIREGSENSPVRCLDPEVEQEMMDKIDEAKKKGDTIGGVVEVVVGGVPAGLGSYVQWDKKLDAKIARAIVSINAFKGAEFGVGFDMARKPGSEVMDEILWDENTGYTRGSNNLGGFEGGMTNGMPIVVRGVMKPIPTLYKPLMSVDIDTKEEYKASIERSDSCAVPAASVVAEAVVAWEVAEAVLDKFDGDSFERLKAEVAEYRRYANNF, encoded by the coding sequence ATGAGATATTTAACAGCAGGGGAATCGCATGGTCCTGGATTAACAGCAATTATTGAAGGACTTCCGGCGGGAACGCCGTTATTAACGGAAGATATTAATAAAGAACTAGCTCGTCGTCAAGCAGGATATGGGCGTGGTGGTCGTATGAAAATTGAAAAAGATCAAGCTATTATTACTGCTGGAATTAGACACGGTGAAGCACTAGGCTCTCCGATTGCTTTAACGGTTGAAAATAAAGATTGGAAAAATTGGAAAACAGTGATGAGTATCGAACCAATTGAGGAAGAGAAGGTTGGTCAACGTCGTGTATCTAAACCACGTCCAGGTCATGCTGACTTAGTTGGTGGAATTAAATACGGTCATCGTGATCTAAGAAATATTTTAGAACGCTCAAGTGCTAGAGAAACAACGGTACGTGTGGCTGTTGGCGCGATTGCTAAAAAATTATTACATGAATTAGGTATTGAAGTAGTGGGACATGTTGTTGAAATTGGTGGAGTTCAAGCCAATTTGAAAAATAAATATACCATTGATGAAATACGTGAAGGCTCTGAAAACTCACCTGTTCGTTGCTTAGATCCTGAGGTTGAACAAGAAATGATGGATAAGATTGATGAAGCGAAGAAAAAAGGCGATACAATTGGTGGAGTTGTAGAAGTCGTTGTTGGTGGTGTGCCAGCTGGACTGGGTAGTTATGTTCAATGGGATAAAAAATTAGATGCTAAGATTGCACGAGCAATTGTGAGTATTAATGCTTTTAAAGGCGCTGAATTTGGTGTTGGGTTTGATATGGCTCGTAAACCAGGTAGTGAAGTTATGGATGAAATTCTTTGGGATGAAAATACAGGCTACACGCGTGGGAGCAATAACCTAGGTGGTTTTGAAGGTGGAATGACAAACGGAATGCCGATTGTAGTTCGTGGCGTGATGAAACCCATTCCAACATTATACAAACCGTTAATGAGTGTGGATATTGATACAAAAGAAGAATATAAAGCGAGTATTGAACGCTCAGATAGTTGTGCTGTTCCAGCTGCAAGTGTGGTTGCCGAAGCTGTTGTTGCTTGGGAAGTAGCTGAAGCGGTGTTAGATAAATTTGATGGGGATTCTTTTGAACGGTTGAAAGCTGAAGTTGCTGAATACCGCCGCTATGCGAATAACTTTTAA
- a CDS encoding transaldolase, with protein MTQELTIKIYADGAEIDKMVEAYQSGKITGFTTNPSLMKKAGITSYTEFAEKAVAAIPDLPISFEVFADDFVTMEQEAEKIASFGKNVYVKIPISTTNGESSIPLIKKLSEKGLSLNVTAILTIEQVTETVAAFKEGTENIVSVFAGRAADTGVDPMPLMRKAAEICHSKQGTELLWASSREVLNIFQAQEAKADIITCTPEILAKLPMIGMDLKELSLDTVKLFNRDIRALGYSML; from the coding sequence ATGACACAAGAATTAACGATTAAGATTTATGCGGATGGAGCCGAAATTGATAAAATGGTGGAAGCCTATCAATCTGGGAAAATAACTGGTTTTACAACGAATCCTTCCCTGATGAAAAAAGCTGGGATTACTAGTTATACGGAATTCGCGGAAAAAGCAGTCGCAGCAATTCCTGATTTACCTATTTCCTTTGAAGTGTTTGCCGATGATTTTGTGACGATGGAGCAAGAAGCTGAAAAAATAGCTAGCTTTGGGAAAAATGTATATGTGAAAATTCCTATTTCAACAACTAACGGTGAATCTTCAATTCCATTAATTAAAAAACTTTCTGAAAAAGGTCTCTCATTAAATGTGACAGCTATCTTAACAATTGAACAAGTGACAGAAACAGTTGCAGCCTTTAAAGAAGGAACAGAGAATATTGTCTCAGTTTTTGCTGGACGTGCTGCGGATACGGGCGTTGATCCGATGCCGTTAATGCGGAAAGCTGCTGAGATATGTCATAGTAAGCAAGGTACAGAACTTTTATGGGCCAGTTCTCGTGAAGTCTTAAATATTTTTCAGGCGCAAGAAGCAAAAGCGGATATTATCACATGTACACCCGAAATTTTGGCAAAACTACCGATGATTGGGATGGATTTAAAAGAATTGTCCTTAGATACAGTTAAACTATTTAATCGGGATATACGTGCTCTAGGATATTCTATGCTTTAA
- the aroF gene encoding 3-deoxy-7-phosphoheptulonate synthase → MIIIMKSGATLEEINAVVSRVKEEGLNVQMNDGEERMVIGVIGDTSRAHDLPFASYDGVDRTVQISSTYKLTSREFHPSPTVIDVGGVKIGDGNLVVMAGPCSVESREQIIETAKIVKAGGAQFLRGGAFKPRTSPYAFQGLKEEGLKYMREAADLTGLKVITEVMDVENLPLVCKYADMLQVGARNMQNFQLLQAIGKTGMPVALKRGISGTIDEWIHAAEYIANEGNFNILFVERGIRSYEPYTRNTFDLSAVPAIKKLSHFPIMVDPSHGTGRWDMVTPMAMAGVAAGADALMVEIHPEPEKALSDGPQSLTPENYMDMMNKVTKLSAMLKEI, encoded by the coding sequence ATGATTATTATTATGAAATCAGGAGCAACTTTAGAAGAAATTAATGCGGTTGTGTCACGCGTGAAAGAAGAAGGCTTAAATGTACAAATGAACGATGGCGAAGAAAGAATGGTTATTGGCGTCATTGGGGATACAAGTAGAGCACATGATTTACCATTTGCTAGCTACGATGGTGTAGATCGTACAGTTCAAATATCCTCTACCTACAAATTAACCAGTCGTGAATTCCATCCAAGCCCAACGGTTATTGATGTTGGTGGCGTTAAAATTGGTGATGGTAATTTAGTTGTGATGGCAGGACCTTGTTCAGTTGAATCAAGAGAACAAATTATCGAAACAGCTAAAATTGTAAAAGCAGGTGGAGCACAATTCTTGCGTGGTGGAGCATTTAAACCTAGAACGTCCCCTTACGCTTTCCAAGGTTTGAAAGAAGAAGGACTAAAATACATGCGTGAAGCAGCTGATTTAACTGGTTTGAAAGTTATTACTGAAGTCATGGATGTTGAAAACTTGCCATTAGTATGTAAGTACGCAGATATGTTACAAGTTGGAGCACGAAATATGCAAAATTTCCAATTACTTCAAGCGATTGGAAAAACTGGTATGCCTGTAGCTTTAAAACGTGGTATTTCAGGAACGATTGATGAGTGGATTCATGCAGCAGAATACATTGCTAATGAAGGCAACTTTAATATTCTTTTCGTAGAACGTGGAATTCGTTCATACGAACCATACACTCGTAATACATTTGATTTAAGTGCTGTACCGGCAATTAAAAAATTAAGTCACTTCCCAATCATGGTTGATCCAAGTCATGGAACAGGCAGATGGGATATGGTAACACCGATGGCGATGGCAGGAGTTGCTGCTGGGGCGGATGCATTAATGGTTGAGATTCACCCTGAACCAGAAAAAGCATTATCTGATGGACCTCAATCATTAACTCCTGAAAACTACATGGATATGATGAATAAAGTCACAAAACTATCTGCAATGCTGAAAGAAATTTAA